In the genome of Xiphias gladius isolate SHS-SW01 ecotype Sanya breed wild chromosome 18, ASM1685928v1, whole genome shotgun sequence, the window CTGAGGAGGTTATTATAAAAAGGTGATAAGGTCACTTATTGGATCCAGAAAGTCTGCAAAACTTTAATCAAAACCCAACGTTTTGACCCTTGGTGGTATTTCTGATGAAAATGACGGGTGTCCTCACTACATGCATTAtgctacatttgtttttggcaatgtataaaaacattgagTGCTACTGGCAACCATAGTCAAAGTCCTCGCATGCTTAAACATACTTGGCCAATAATACTGATTCTGATCTCAGTCATCTCCACAGTGGCCATATAAAGGCCGTCCAGAAGACAAGTCCTTCCTCTATGAAATCGTGGCCAACAAAAGAAATGGCATTGATGTGGATAAGTGGGACTACTTTGCCAGGTGGGGCttattgatttgttcatttaataGTAATTTCCGGTCATGTATtgaatattcatatttttctttttacttttatgaatAAGCTCTTCACATATTTCTTCACTCTATCTCTTCCCAGGGACTGCTACCACTTGGGAGTCCAGAACAACTTTGACCATCACCGCTTCCTTAAGTTTGCCAGGGTGTGTGAGGTGGACGGGCAGAAGCACATTTGTACCAGAGACAAGGTGCTGACCTTGTTACGTCTGTTTTTTGATCAGCTTTTAAAACGTCAATGTATTTAGATGAATAGCTGTGAGTAAAACACAGGTAATTCTTTTAACAGGAGGTGGCCAATCTGTATGACATGTTCCACACAAGGAACTGTCTCCACAGAAGAGCCTACCAGCACAAAGTGGGCAACATCATAGCGACCATGTGAGTAGCTATTTGCTTTGTtgagtttgctttgctttgtgaTCGTCTCTCTCGTATGGTAATGCAGCAAAAATgttatcaaaagtaaaaatatgttgGGTGTGTTTATCCAGGATCACAGAGgcctttttaaaagcagatcCATACATCCAGATTCAAGGCTCAGAAGGGAAGATCTTCACTCTCTCCACAGCCATAGATGACATGGAGGCCTACACCAAGTTGACAGGTCTGTAGATACGTCTGTGTGCTAGTATCTTCTAACTGAAGGACATTAAAACACTGGGAGGAAATACACCAGAGACTGCCTGTGCCACGTCTGAAAACATGCTGGATTGTTTCTGTCATCACTGCATCACATATTGATTATTCTCCTTCACAATGCTTGCTGGTTTGAAACTGTGGTTACTTGTGCCCAGCTGTGGTGGGTCCTCATTGAGCTGGCAGTTAGAACAATGTGGAAACAGTGCGATGAAGGATCAAAGCTTGGTTTTCAAATGGTTCACAGTTAAAGCGACAAATGCTCACAGCCCACACTAACACCTGTTTATATTAAGGAGTGATCCTGCTTTTATCAAACTACACAAGTTTCAATCAAAACATCTAATCCAAACTCATCAAATATAATCACTTATATATTCAAATGAGACCACTGTTGATTTTGCAATAATAACCACTTTCATTGCACTATGTTTACCTTAAcactccccttttttttcagaaatttgtCTGTATTGAATATATTGGGATTTACTGCTTTCTGTTTGTTCTGTAGATCATGTGTTTGAAGAAATACTCCACTCGTCCTCCGCAGAGCTGGCTGAAGCAAGGCAGATTCTACGCAACGTCGTCTGTCGACGCCTCTACAAGTGTCTAGGCCAAACTCAGGCAGCCAAACCTTTGAGTGTCACccaggtgtgtttttttgtgtgtgtgatttgacaCTGGTCTTGCGATAAGGTGACTTTTGAAGTGACGTGTTCGAGTAATAGTTAATGATTATAATCATTTAGTTGGAAAAATAGTGCAAATCTCTGTTGCATTTTCTTAGAGCTTTTCCGGTTGTTAGCTTTTGTCAAATTTACAATCCtaaacccaaagaaattcacTTGACTATGGTATTAAACATGATGTTTTGTTGCCTTGTTTGTTTATCAAGCTGCAACAAGCAGTTATTGGGCATAATCTTCTTGCTAAATTTCTTACATGTTTTATCAAAACCGTTGACAATTAATAATGTGCTGTGAGGGTTTGTGATGCCCATGACAATAGTACTAAAACAACTAATAAACTAATTGTTTTAGACTATTGCCATGTATATGCTGTGTGCTGTTTGGACCCTGAGAGGAATACCTTCTGCTTTGATGTAGCTAATAAGCTCcctgataaataaaatgaaacatgtttgtgtCTATAGAAATACTGGacattttaattgtattttggaaaatagaTTGTAAAGATCACATTTCAGCCAATAGAGTTCTCATTTTGTGGTTGTTTATAGTTTATATATCATTCTACATCGTTTGCATGCACATTGTGCGCAGTGTTCAAGTACGCTACACAGAATGTAATtaatctttatttgtattttttcttatatgaaataacatattttgactctgcttctctgtctctcacctcCTATAAGGACATGATTAACTGCTGGGAAGCAGATTTGGCTCAGTCCACACCTCAGATTGGCGCCCAGGACGTCAGTCTGCAGCCAGAGGACTTTGTAGTTAGTGTGAGTTTTAATCtaattgtttttaatctcaTACACTACACTTCGTCATAGCTCCAAAAGAGGGAATTCCCTTTTATTGtgaatttcagttttgtttattatcGTTTGATTTGTGAGTTATTGCCTTCCCCTTTGTGGGCTACTGCACCTGTAGATCTAAAAACTTCCCATTCTCCTTTAGGTCATTTTTATGGACTATGGAATGCAGGAAAAGAACCCCATCAACAATGTGCGTTTCTATTGCAAGGATGACCTAACTACAGCCGTCCAGATACGCAAAGACCAGGTCAGAACTCCGACAGAATTCAAATCTTAATCTTTATTTGCACAAGTTACCTACAAACAGGTGacaaattgaagaaaaaacatggaaaatgagtggagaaacaggatgctGTTTGGTTtgagtcactgaatggtttgagtatgaaaattatgttaatCATATACtttggcctttgcagtcaccatatttcaacccagttgaacacctgtTCAAGATTTTGGACTGAGGTGTTAGACAGTGCACTCCActaccatcatcaaaacaccaaatgagggaatatcttttgaaaGAATGGAGTTTATCCCTTCAGTAGAGTTATAGAGACTTGTAAAATCTATGACAAGGAGCATTGTAGCTGTTCTTGCAGCTTGttgtggcccaacaccttactaagacactttatgttggtttttcatttcatttgttagtCGTCTGTACATAGTTTAACTGCTGTCTGTTCTTCATGTTCTCCTCATGTGTTCCTCATATGTTCTTCTAATTGCATAAACCTTGTCATTCTTGTCAGGTGTCAAAACTTCTTCCAGAGCAATTTGCAGAGCAGGTGATCAGGGTCTACTGCAAGAAGACAGATTTTAAGAGTCTGGAGGCTGCCAAGAAGCACTTTGTCCAGTGGTGCATGGACAAGAACTTCTCAAAGCCTCAGGTGAGCAAGTAGCTGGTGGAACatttttagcagctaaagagaaaGCTATTTCCTTCAGAGATAAAAGAGATTTACTATTAGATTTATATTCaccaggtggacagaaacacaactccaaatgaatgacaGTTTTACTCTGTaactgctagatgtgtaaataagcaacttgTTTCTAACCagtttaatattaatttaaacaGTGATGACATGTCAATGTTGTGTGGTCGGCTTGTTCACACTGttcccaagtggccaaaaaaattaGCATGCCGATTTAAACAATGGTTTTCAAAACTGTGGATATTTGCTTTGTAgatgttttatgtaaaaataaataaataaaagaaaaaaaaaaaaaaaaaaaagcacaagacAGGCAGGGTACCTTTTCAGTTACAAGCAATGTTGGGAAATAATAAGTCGTAATGCTGCAGTTTGATTTATACCAAATGACAACGTAGAGCCAAAAATTTCTTAATGAAGCTGTGTGAGTTGAAGGAAGAAAGTGGCGGGTTGAAATGGAAGCACTTCAGATTTACATTTCTCCCTCAGAATAAGTCTTTTGCAAACTGCTGCTGGGATGAGCTTATTATTGTAGCTGCTGCCAAAGAAACAGGAATGATAATAAGTCTGCACAACCAATAATGAATACATTAAggaaaactttgaaataaaaagagtgAGTGTGTGGTGGAGGACTTGAGAGAATAAGTAAAATGTAAGGCAAGAAGTATGTTTTAGTATTGGAATTTAGCATTTAAGGTTAGATTCCCCCTCCAATCCACATACACTGTAGGACTGGGAAGGAAGAATTATGTTAGAGTCCCAGGATCGCTTGCTGAGTTAGGATTAGGAGTTAATGCAATGTCGTGCCCTGTCATCAGTAATGATGCTGTGTGCGTGTTAAAATGCCCTTGTTTATACTGATAGCTTATGCTTATATTCACCCACAGGATGGAGACATAATAGCACCTGAGCTGACCCCTCTGAAAGCCAGCTGGTCGAACCACAATGAAGGCGAGGATTGTGAAGCTGGCGGCTCCAGAGAAGTAAATGGTGTTAGAGCTAATGGGAAGAAAAAAGCTAAAACTCAGCTTTTTAAGCAAGAGGAAGACCGCTAATACCCCTATGTTACACATTTGGTCGATGACACAGTGTTGAgtgaaaattatatatattttttttttctacgaGGTAAGTGTGTTGATGAACATAGCTAATTAAGCAGTTTTTTAACTAGAAAAATGATTTCAAGGTTTCAAAAGAGGAAGCACTGCATATTCAGGATctatactttttaaaacattaccttcaatattttacacacatctttgattttgtttgttgattgCAATcaggttattatttttaagtcatttacaGCTACAAgtgtcacatttttaagttgatTTGTTTTATAACTTGTTCAAAGCAATAGCCTATCATGTCTTTGAATTATGAACAATAAATCAGAGTCAGTTAAAATGATGTACTCTTAAACAGAATACGCACAGAGTATAATACAAGGcattgtgtttttacagcaaATACAGCTGATGTGTTTCAGGGTGTTGTTTTATTCAACTTTCAGATACGCTtaggcttttgtttttaaactgtcaaaCCTTCAAAATCTCAAATCTGCAGTCATTTGAAGTgagcatttgtttttacttgaattatttggaaattttgatttgattgtaCTTTGAGAGTATTTATTTTTgggaggttttgttttttggttgagTGTGTTATGTAATCCTTTATTTATTGTTCTTACAGTAAGTGGCACAGTGTGCGCATTGCTGCGTTCACTTTATAGATATtagcaacattttaaatggtATTTTGGATACCTTTTAAGTTTTCCTCTTCCATCACCAAAATGTGATTCAGCCTCATCAGACTTACCTCAACGCTGGTTTTCTTGTGCTTGACTGcgtttaaaaaatatatttttgaaagaatGTAAAGGGAAACCTACCAAAGGGTTTTAGGAGATCCTGTAAAGGTTAAGGGGctgaaaaaagtttcaaaataaagctctTTCTCTCAGTTGTGTCCTCATGTTGGTAAACTTGTCGAGCACCAGAGGCCATCATGCATGCAGTTTAGACAAAATATTAATCTTCTACAAAATACTTTGCTATATGGGAAGTTGGATCTTGTCTCTTAGTATTGTTTTTATGCCTACAAGCCGGCAACCGCCAAGGCTGGGGGCATTATGTTTCCAggttgtccatctgtccataCATGCGTCTGTAAATCTGCCCATCCTGGCAATTCTCATGGAcacgatatctcaggaacgctTTGAGcgaatttcttcaaatttggcacaaacatccacttgATCTCAAGGAGGAACTGCTTAGAAATTGGTGGTAAAacgtcactgtgacctcacaaaacaatgtttttggccataacgCAAGAGATCATGCGTTAATTATGACACagtttcacacaaatgtctaataagATAAAATTATAAAGCAATGAccttttatatccaaaaggtcaaaggtcaacttcactcTCAAAATAACTCAGGCACAGAAGGGGAGATGTGACCATATTTCCTGCAACTTGAATGGTTGGCACAGGCATACAACTGTGAGTTGGCAATTCTAGTTGTGTTCTAACATCCAAATTTGCAGTTGTGTTGTTATTCCCCTGTACATCATGGCCAACTTCAGATAAACTTGGGAAGTAAAGGCAGTAAATTCAGAGTCTGGGTTATCTGGTAAGAACCTTTGGCGTCCtctcaaattttttttgctgGGCATTAAAACGGAGTATCCACCAACTGTTTATCAGCAGCGAAAACCTTACTGCCCCTCCCGACCAAAGACTTCGGTGAGAGGGATCTCCATTTTGTCAACCACccagaaaaagagagactggCTGAAACAGAACCACCCTCTTTTACTGATCTCGATTAGTCATGCTGAGACAGTTTAGTTCTAAATATGCACATTGATCAATCAATGATTGTCAATGACTGGTGAgtttaattttgaatgaaaatctaAAGAAACTTGAGTTTCCATTTCACACTTGTCCCTTCTGCCCATATATACTTATCTTGCCTGAATTTATtaaagtcaaaaatgtgttgtttttttattgttttttttttttacccttacTTCACTGTGACGTTTGAGcctcactgtgcagaatgatgaaTGTGAAGAGTATGTTTTCACATTAAGTTTTATAAAAGGAGAAGGTTTCTCTGTGATTTCCTTAAATCTTATGTCAAACAGATTTGCATATTCATACAGTAGATTATGGAGTTTTCATTGtgggagaaaaacatcaaatccgTATGTGACAGATTTTATTACTTAATTAAAATTCCaagcagattattttttacatctgtAGACATGTCTTGAGGGGATCCTTTAAAGTAAATTCTACATCTACCCCCCTCTCTGTGACGACCAGCTTTCCACTCGATTTTTAGTGTAGACGTTCAGAACAACTGTAAACACTTTTGATATCCAATGTGATTGAACAGCACGTCATACAACTTAGTTCTTCTAGAGTATAAGTAAGCCTTTACAGCATAGCCAGAATTAACATGTTGAGGTAGCACCAGCTCACAGCCCAGGAATTTTCATATACAGAtaagtgtttgacattttgaagcCATATGAAAGAAggtgagaagaagaagaagaaaaagaatgagcTGAACAAGGAGGAGAACCAGAGGAATAATAGTAGTTGTCTAACTTCAGTATCTCCAATTTGCAGTTTGGACTCTCCAGTCCGAcagacagcagcttcactcctgaaTCCAGCAGATGGTCAGTTTCACTCAGATGGGAGAGGTTTGACATCAGAGCTAAGGACAGGACTTCACAATGCCACTCAGAGAGTCCACAACCAGAGAGCCtgcaaatacatatttaatgtatCACTGTTGATGGCCGAGATACAGAACGTAGCTATACAAAGCTAAAGTTAATCAACTGAGTAACATAAGTACACTTAAGGGTATATTTAGGCAGTCATAACTGAGTAGCAAATTTTGCCAACGTGACAAAAATATATCAActcaaaggtccacttactggcCCTTTCAGAGCTTTCAATTGCAgttcacagtcttcatcagtgatAAAATGGAATTAGTAAGTCTATGTATTATGtataacaacatttttataatgaatATATATGAGAAACTTTGTTTGTAGTCAACATATGCTCCAGAACTTTAGCAGTGATCCAACAAAAAACTGGGATGTGACACATAATATAGAGGCTCTGCAATGCCTTGATGTGTGAGATGATTCTGCTTGACAATGACTCCTCAGTGAATCTCTTCCTAAAGTACTCTTCCTTCTGAGTGTCAGTGAATCCTCACACTTCTGTTACCCTATCAACATATGAAGGCGGGATCTGGTTGGCTACTGCAGGGCTTGAAGTTATCCAAAGGAGAGTTGAGGGAAGTAGATTCCCCTTGATGAGGTTTATCAAGAGCATGTTAATTGATGAGGCCTGTGTGACATCTGACACAACCTAATTTTTCTGGAAATCCAACAACCGTCATCCAGGCTGTCAAAGATTAACAAAACCTTACACATAGCAAGCTTTTCTGCTTGCTATGCACCATGTGCAGTGTTGGATCAAAGTCGTGAAGCAGACTGTACTGCTTGTCTTTGATCAAGTTCAGCTCctgaaacaacaaaagcagaatCACAAGGTTGACATCTGGATTTTTCCAAGCCCTCTGTCCAGTCCAGAGTAAACTTCTGCACTGAGAAGGTTTTCCCGATGCCAGCAATGCCATTCGTCAGAACTACTCTGATTAATCTCTTTTGGCCAGGTTAAACCTTAAAGATGTCATGGCATTTGATTGGAGTGTCATGCAGGGTCTCCATTTTAGATATTGTCTCAAGTTGCCACACCTCATGTTggatattcattcattcacattgtCCCTCAGTGATGTAGAGCTCAGTGTAAATCCTATTCAGGTGGGTCAGAAATTCTACTTCAGCAGTTCCTTCTAATGCAAATTCACATTTCTTTCTGAGACTGATCTTATGTTTGTCTAAAACCTCCTGCAGACTGCCCGTCACTGAAACataagcagaaaaataataaatcatatttctttaaatgtatttatctcCTAAAAAGAATTAGCAGTTTGGCTGTAACTTTAAGTGTGAAGTCAACACTTATTGATAAGTTGTACCTGGTTAACTTCACACTCATCTCGCCATTTTGTGTAATTGCACCATCTCTAACTGCACTATTATTGAACTTAGTCGACTGTAATCAAAACATGGCCCCAGAGAGTGACGTGGTGAGGATAAGTGTCTCTACCAAAGCCTCTGGAAAAAGTTCTTTTCCACGAAAAGATTCTGCCAATATCAACATCTTAAAAGATAATCATTTCTGGTGATGCATAAAATCAAACCCGCTGCAACAACGGCAACTGTGGAGCACATAGTACAATACCCAGTGTGCATGTCACATAGTCTGTTAAAGGAAACATGCTTGCAGTATaaacatctggctcttctcACATCATCCCTTACACTTTTTCTAATCATTACTTTTGAACTAAATTTACAGTGCAACTCCCACACTACGTTCAATCTAGGCGGCATTTGAActtgcacatactgtagctggTGCAACAAAGTGCTGGTGGTCATTTCAGTGCCGACATAAAATCGATACATTTGATGACTACAgttgcactcagtagagcacatacctcccCCAAGGCAAAAACTGTCCTATCTCGCAACGTTAAGGAGAGTGATAAACAAATTCCTGGATCCGTCACTTTTACCAGATGTGCACCAAAATTTAAGGGGTTCTTCCCTgacccatgccccatccctccaccaagtttggtgcaaatcggttcagtactttttgcgtaatcctgctgacaactaaacaaaccaacaaataaacaaaccaagtGGAAACAAACTCATTGGCGGACGTAAtaatgagttttgttttttctgaaatgctgaaacatttcaaatgtgctaaaaaaatgctgcacgtcatacaaaataaagaatgaTAAAGGTGACTGCAGCAACacaaaatgttcagttttagaAAAAGTAGGTAGTTATAAGGTTCAGTGCTGTTTTGACTGGGTGTCTGCAGTTCAGGACTTTTTTCCGGATTGTTTACCACATTGAAGGACATGAGAAATCTTGTTGAATTACACTGTTCCCAGCATGAATCAATGCATTGCTTGCAGAAGCAATGTCCACAGCTGATGAAAACTTGATCCCTCAAAGCACAAAGCACAACATGATGGCTGCTCCTCGATAACATCACcaggtatttttctttttaactccaAACTTTTTgatcattattatcattgtgaacaaaaacattcttGGCAATACTAGACAGATTGTCAAATAGCACAGTGTAGATGGAACATGTATAAATGATCAACTCTTCATCATGTCAACTATCAAGGATAAATTAAATTATGCAATCATTGTGTCATAATTATCAGTACTGGTGCTCAGTAAAAACAGAGTTCAGTATAACCTGGGTGGATTAAGTTCTTTAAATATCCACTTACTGCAGATAGTATCAGATGATCAGAGCAATTCTTTTGTCTGTAAATACAAATAAGATTCAGCGGAGAAATTTAAGTTATATCTACAGTGTAAGTCAGTTATGCCTGTGGAGGGTTTAAGGAGGATGGTTCCCTTGATCTAACCTGAGGCTAATAGGAGAAACTGATGATGCATTCAACCGCCTTGTCTTTCTTGCCTGAACCACACTGGGAAAGTTTTACAGCAGTACAAAATGGTGTCAAAACTGGTTATTTAGATtatttccttcaaaaaaaaaagacactgatgCATTATACGTTCACAGCAGGGTTTCCCCTAACTAGGGTCATCTATGATGCAACATTGGCGAGtcaaacatgatgaaaaattcAAGCTGTCAGCACTACTGCTGAAAATGCGCTGTTTCTATCCTTTCTGCtaacaaaacacactcattgCCAGTCAGTTAGCACAGTATAATcatggacagagacaggaagaccGAGAGCGCACATTACTTTGCTCTTTTATTCACATGTGTGCGTTTGCGTGTCAGTAAAATGAGTTGTACTAAATGAGAATGAACTGTGTTGTCCAACGTTGTACTGTATTTGAACTGTCACTCAGTCTAAAGATGAATAGTTCCATCAAACTAATGTAAAAATAGAGCATCTCCATCCATTTTGGAGACACAAGATAACAGACATAACCGAGCATCAACAGCAGATGGTTTCCTCACCCTCTGTTCAAAAGGGCCACTGCAGCAGGTTTACCGCACCTCGTGTATACTTTGTCTTACGACCAACTAACCTGCCTTTACCGGCATGCGTCACCAAAGCAATTGAAAccatgctgctgtgtgtgttatGGCTTGTCCTAGACACTTGCCAAGAGGGCCTTGCAcgcctgaacacacacagctcttAGTGGTTTACAGCTGACCAAGACCTCTGTAAAACGGCAGACTAGGACTGTAGTTCTCTGTAAGACTGGAGAAAGAAATTTTAACATAAGAAGTTGCACATTCACATATAGTTCTGGGGaatttctttcctttaaaagtttgtttttatactaTTTTTATAAGATTTTTATGTGCAGACTATCAAAATAATGCACTGGGCTTAAAACTGTAAACTGGCAGAGTATATTTAGGTCAGGAAAATACCAAAGACGGACAGGATGTAATCACATCTTGTagaataaaataacattcagtttGGCTCGTTTTGTTTCCTCCAATCCTGCAATCCTCCTTAAAAAGTTGGATTGCAGGTGGGTGGG includes:
- the samhd1 gene encoding deoxynucleoside triphosphate triphosphohydrolase SAMHD1 isoform X1, with protein sequence MENRKRPLEAVSSVNNSFKTPEKRMSAVRQQDSDYARWGVEETCQYLRREGLEKWENKFRAQKITGVGLRYLKDSDLEKIGIEYLGDRLQILHSLSKLWQIEADPSKVFNDPIHGHMELHPLLVKIIDTPQFQRLRNIKQLGGTYFVFPGASHNRFEHCIGVGYLAGQLVKALNERQPELFISRRDILCVQIAGLCHDLGHGPFSHMFDGLFIPQARPGITWKHEHASLAMFDYLVNDNGLKPVMEQHGLVLPEDLEFIKEQIAGPLDTKATQAKKSSPQWPYKGRPEDKSFLYEIVANKRNGIDVDKWDYFARDCYHLGVQNNFDHHRFLKFARVCEVDGQKHICTRDKEVANLYDMFHTRNCLHRRAYQHKVGNIIATMITEAFLKADPYIQIQGSEGKIFTLSTAIDDMEAYTKLTDHVFEEILHSSSAELAEARQILRNVVCRRLYKCLGQTQAAKPLSVTQDMINCWEADLAQSTPQIGAQDVSLQPEDFVVSVIFMDYGMQEKNPINNVRFYCKDDLTTAVQIRKDQVSKLLPEQFAEQVIRVYCKKTDFKSLEAAKKHFVQWCMDKNFSKPQDGDIIAPELTPLKASWSNHNEGEDCEAGGSREVNGVRANGKKKAKTQLFKQEEDR
- the samhd1 gene encoding deoxynucleoside triphosphate triphosphohydrolase SAMHD1 isoform X3 is translated as MSPQMSDVFNDPIHGHMELHPLLVKIIDTPQFQRLRNIKQLGGTYFVFPGASHNRFEHCIGVGYLAGQLVKALNERQPELFISRRDILCVQIAGLCHDLGHGPFSHMFDGLFIPQARPGITWKHEHASLAMFDYLVNDNGLKPVMEQHGLVLPEDLEFIKEQIAGPLDTKATQAKKSSPQWPYKGRPEDKSFLYEIVANKRNGIDVDKWDYFARDCYHLGVQNNFDHHRFLKFARVCEVDGQKHICTRDKEVANLYDMFHTRNCLHRRAYQHKVGNIIATMITEAFLKADPYIQIQGSEGKIFTLSTAIDDMEAYTKLTDHVFEEILHSSSAELAEARQILRNVVCRRLYKCLGQTQAAKPLSVTQDMINCWEADLAQSTPQIGAQDVSLQPEDFVVSVIFMDYGMQEKNPINNVRFYCKDDLTTAVQIRKDQVSKLLPEQFAEQVIRVYCKKTDFKSLEAAKKHFVQWCMDKNFSKPQDGDIIAPELTPLKASWSNHNEGEDCEAGGSREVNGVRANGKKKAKTQLFKQEEDR
- the samhd1 gene encoding deoxynucleoside triphosphate triphosphohydrolase SAMHD1 isoform X2 gives rise to the protein MENRKRPLEAVSSVNNSFKTPEKRMSAVRQQDSDYARWGVEETCQYLRREGLEKWENKFRAQKITGVGLRYLKDSDLEKIGIEYLGDRLQILHSLSKLWQIEADPSKVFNDPIHGHMELHPLLVKIIDTPQFQRLRNIKQLGGTYFVFPGASHNRFEHCIGVGYLAGQLVKALNERQPELFISRRDILCVQIAGLCHDLGHGPFSHMFDGLFIPQARPGITWKHEHASLAMFDYLVNDNGLKPVMEQHGLVLPEDLEFIKEQIAGPLDTKATQAKKWPYKGRPEDKSFLYEIVANKRNGIDVDKWDYFARDCYHLGVQNNFDHHRFLKFARVCEVDGQKHICTRDKEVANLYDMFHTRNCLHRRAYQHKVGNIIATMITEAFLKADPYIQIQGSEGKIFTLSTAIDDMEAYTKLTDHVFEEILHSSSAELAEARQILRNVVCRRLYKCLGQTQAAKPLSVTQDMINCWEADLAQSTPQIGAQDVSLQPEDFVVSVIFMDYGMQEKNPINNVRFYCKDDLTTAVQIRKDQVSKLLPEQFAEQVIRVYCKKTDFKSLEAAKKHFVQWCMDKNFSKPQDGDIIAPELTPLKASWSNHNEGEDCEAGGSREVNGVRANGKKKAKTQLFKQEEDR